In Corvus moneduloides isolate bCorMon1 chromosome 3, bCorMon1.pri, whole genome shotgun sequence, one DNA window encodes the following:
- the SDC1 gene encoding syndecan-1, whose translation MINVVAVWLVALCFQAAVPQTTNLNLPPEDLDSSGDEDDVFSGSGAGPLTDQSRAWRIPGEPTNSSVLAAPVDFSEQPFPGIESRTEKEVISPSATSNLVTEEPVVAVKDEVSILGSPDGKPTSHVVTTTVRSPTAHFPSVVHVTPSEASAVVHELEPKMPSSDVPVTKDVPEPHSTVPREGDIAATPAATAPKDVVPTHEEVSEDGSGDPGDFILTKEEDLVPTQSSEVLADSERNAKAAGASGIMDRKEVLGGVIAGGLVGLVFAVFLVVFMLYRMKKKDEGSYSLDEPKQSNGGYQKPHKQEEFYA comes from the exons caaactaCAAATCTGAACCTTCCCCCTGAAGACCTTGATTCATCTGGTGATGAAGACGACGTGTTCTCAGGTTCAGGTGCAG gtCCCCTGACTGACCAGTCTCGTGCCTGGAGAATCCCAGGAGAACCAACTAATTCCTCAGTACTGGCAGCACCGGTGGATTTCAGTGAACAGCCATTTCCTGGGATTGAGAGCCGAACTGAAAAGGAAGTAATATCTCCTTCTGCAACCAGTAATCTAGTGACAGAGGAACCAGTTGTAGCTGTGAAGGACGAAGTGTCCATCCTGGGCTCACCTGATGGGAAACCAACAAGCCATGTGGTCACAACAACTGTGAGAAGCCCCACTGCTCACTTTCCTTCTGTGGTTCATGTAACTCCTTCAGAAGCCTCAGCTGTGGTCCATGAGCTCGAACCTAAAATGCCCAGCTCTGATGTGCCAGTCACCAAGGACGTGCCCGAGCCCCACTCTACTGTCCCTCGTGAGGGAGACATTGCTGCCACCCCCGCGGCGACAGCTCCAAAGGACGTCGTTCCTACACATGAGGAGGTTTCTGAAGATGGCTCTGGAGATCCG GGAGACTTCATCTTGACTAAAGAAGAGGATTTGGTCCCCACCCAGAGCTCAGAAGTACTGGCTGACTCTGAGAGGAATgccaaagcagcaggagcctcGGGAATTATGGACAGAAAAGAAGTTCTTGGAG gTGTTATTGCTGGAGGACTTGTAGGCTTGGTGTTTGCAGTGTTTCTAGTTGTATTTATGCTGTACAGAatgaagaagaaagatgaaGGCAGCTATTCACTGGATGAACCAAAACAGTCTAATGGAGGATAccaaaaaccacacaaacaaGAGGAATTCTATGCATAA